Proteins from a single region of Pyxidicoccus trucidator:
- a CDS encoding NAD(P)H-dependent flavin oxidoreductase, with protein sequence MSETWSGKQGSPTEAVRRLGVRYPIVQGPFGGGLSSTRLAATVSDLGGLGSYGAYSLTPDQIVSLTKELRTLTSKPFAVNLWVSDHDPGGRDMSPEDFERAWALFEPFYRELGVPKPERPQRYSQRFDEQVEALLEARPPVFSFVFGVPSATLLAECRKRGIVTVGAATSIAEAQALDGAGVDLIVATGFEAGGHRPSFLARAEDSLMGTFALTQLVADRVKAPVISAGGIADARGIRAALTLGAQAGQLGTAFLACEESGATPEHRAALFSDKSHHTALTRAFSGRLARGLRNRWSEEMGPRVPELPPFPIQSWFLGQLRPAAIKAGRTDLISLWSGQIAPNLKHRTAKELMESLVRGLTQDAVR encoded by the coding sequence ATGAGCGAGACATGGAGCGGGAAGCAGGGCAGCCCGACGGAGGCCGTCCGCCGGCTGGGCGTGCGGTACCCCATCGTCCAGGGACCGTTCGGTGGTGGACTCTCCTCGACGCGGCTCGCGGCGACGGTGTCCGACCTGGGTGGGCTGGGCTCCTACGGCGCCTACAGCCTGACACCGGACCAGATTGTCAGCCTGACGAAGGAGCTGCGGACGCTGACGTCCAAGCCCTTCGCCGTGAATCTGTGGGTGTCGGACCATGACCCCGGCGGGCGGGACATGAGCCCGGAGGACTTCGAGCGCGCCTGGGCGCTGTTCGAGCCCTTCTACCGCGAGCTGGGCGTGCCGAAGCCCGAGCGGCCCCAGCGCTACAGCCAGCGCTTCGACGAGCAGGTGGAGGCGCTGCTGGAGGCGCGACCGCCGGTGTTCAGCTTCGTGTTCGGCGTGCCCTCGGCGACCCTCCTCGCGGAGTGCCGCAAGCGCGGCATCGTCACCGTCGGCGCCGCGACGTCCATCGCGGAGGCACAGGCGCTGGACGGAGCGGGCGTGGACCTCATCGTCGCCACGGGCTTCGAGGCGGGCGGACACCGGCCGTCGTTCCTCGCGCGGGCGGAGGACTCGCTGATGGGGACCTTTGCGCTCACCCAGCTCGTCGCGGACCGGGTGAAGGCACCGGTCATCTCCGCCGGAGGCATCGCCGACGCGCGCGGCATCCGCGCGGCGCTCACGCTGGGCGCGCAGGCCGGGCAGCTCGGCACCGCCTTCCTCGCGTGCGAAGAGTCCGGCGCCACGCCCGAGCACCGCGCCGCCCTGTTCAGCGACAAGTCCCACCACACGGCGCTGACGCGGGCCTTCTCCGGAAGGCTGGCCCGCGGCCTGCGCAACCGCTGGAGCGAAGAGATGGGCCCGCGCGTCCCCGAGCTGCCGCCCTTCCCCATCCAGAGCTGGTTCCTGGGGCAACTGCGGCCCGCCGCCATCAAGGCGGGGCGCACGGACCTCATCTCCCTGTGGAGCGGGCAGATTGCGCCCAACCTCAAGCACCGCACTGCGAAGGAGCTGATGGAGTCGCTGGTGCGAGGGCTGACACAGGACGCGGTGCGCTGA
- a CDS encoding CBS domain-containing protein, which produces MTLFPNDTVVRALALMKRYGLSRLPVVDETHGELIGNVTSEDLQQVWEHSPLACMSEILSLKSLQEGEDGNSWRPRVTLISPLVDVYQTSKRWKQ; this is translated from the coding sequence GTGACTCTGTTTCCGAATGACACGGTGGTGCGGGCGCTGGCCCTGATGAAGCGCTACGGGCTGTCCCGGCTGCCGGTGGTGGACGAGACGCACGGGGAGCTCATCGGCAACGTGACGTCCGAGGACCTCCAGCAGGTGTGGGAGCACTCTCCGCTGGCCTGTATGTCGGAAATTCTTTCCCTGAAATCCTTGCAGGAGGGGGAGGACGGCAACTCCTGGCGCCCCCGGGTGACGCTCATCTCCCCGCTGGTGGACGTGTACCAGACCAGCAAGCGCTGGAAGCAGTAG
- a CDS encoding Ig-like domain-containing protein, with protein MFSRHTLAILASCLLVACGVVEPESSETSTATLSQELSGFTGPTSTSHQYPELVLLNDGRALVADSSKSEFYNPSTNTWTATPPLNTPRTFHSLITLADGRVLAAGGMGGNPYGYLPSAELFEPQTNTWTPTGSLTTGRQRAQSARLADGRVLMMGGQSTGGVAVSSAEIYDPATGTWSSAGNSHYSCAQGTATLLLDGRVLLMCSPGAQLFDPASNTFTKVGTSANGRINHLAALLQDGRVLFTGGSQQTTELFDPALLQFTTTGSMANSYRMHMAGTVLADGTVLVAGGYGGPGVTLGSVERYHPATGTWMQGPVLAQKREYARMVQLATGDALVVGGSYSTAPGSSMVINNPQVAELISLSTCAPTTCAAQGKNCGTIPDGCGGTLSCGTCGAGQACSASNVCVCVPTTCAAQNRTCGAMSDGCGGTLDCGTCGAGSTCDTGPGVCVPGQPGNAQYDATLKVPACTGELSTCDSGTLLVGRGSVGAEPNAPNTLGGTCADGTGGSFHVDESLDRLKVRSLDGGPFTAGRTVIVDATVWAFSGFSTDYLDIYSAADASNPSWVFVATVSPTMAGSQVLSTSFVLPNGARQAVRGVFRYGSSVGPCVAGSYNDRDDLVFPVVNPVDTQSPTVSLTSPAPGATVRGQVVLQATANDDVGVTRVEFYVQTNTPGALPALVGSDTTVPYSVTWNTLLATPASSHLLTARAYDAAGNVTVSALQVNVVDNTAPSVTLDSPLNGATVSGTVTLAATAQDYSGIQSVTFYVDGQAAGTDTSAPYSVAWNAGSVSAGTHTVHAVAWDVPGNSASSQTASITAPGTGGPIQATYSATWRAPSCAGVVGPSCDSGTLLTGRANLGPELNAPNTVGSSCADGATGTFHGDESLDRLVLATVDGGALRAGTAARLTATVWAFSTSDVLDVYSAPSAASPVWTLVGTASAPASGLQSLSVTYTLPAGSTQVVRAVFRYGGTSSPCPTGQFDDKDDLVFSAQ; from the coding sequence ATGTTCAGTCGTCACACACTCGCCATCCTGGCGAGCTGCCTGCTCGTTGCCTGTGGAGTGGTCGAGCCCGAGTCGTCCGAAACCTCCACCGCGACGCTGTCGCAGGAACTCAGCGGGTTCACCGGCCCGACGAGTACCTCGCATCAGTATCCCGAGCTCGTGCTGCTGAACGACGGGCGCGCGCTCGTCGCGGACAGCAGCAAGTCTGAGTTCTACAACCCCTCCACGAACACCTGGACGGCCACGCCGCCCCTGAACACGCCCCGTACCTTCCACAGCCTCATCACCCTGGCGGATGGAAGGGTGCTGGCCGCGGGTGGGATGGGAGGAAACCCGTACGGCTACCTCCCCTCGGCGGAGCTGTTTGAGCCGCAGACGAACACGTGGACCCCCACGGGCTCTCTCACCACGGGCCGCCAGCGAGCGCAGAGCGCGCGGCTGGCGGACGGACGCGTGCTGATGATGGGGGGGCAGAGCACGGGCGGTGTCGCCGTCAGCTCCGCGGAAATCTATGACCCAGCCACGGGCACCTGGTCGTCCGCGGGTAACTCGCACTACAGCTGTGCGCAGGGCACCGCCACGCTGCTGCTGGATGGGCGCGTGCTGCTGATGTGCTCGCCCGGAGCGCAGCTGTTCGACCCGGCGTCGAACACCTTCACCAAGGTGGGGACGTCCGCCAACGGGCGCATCAACCACCTGGCGGCGCTGCTGCAGGATGGCCGGGTGCTCTTCACCGGCGGCAGCCAGCAGACAACGGAGCTGTTCGACCCCGCGCTGCTCCAGTTCACGACCACCGGCTCGATGGCGAACAGTTACCGCATGCACATGGCCGGAACGGTGCTGGCGGATGGCACGGTGCTGGTCGCGGGCGGCTACGGCGGCCCGGGTGTGACGCTCGGCTCGGTCGAGCGCTACCACCCCGCCACGGGCACGTGGATGCAGGGGCCGGTCCTCGCCCAGAAGCGTGAATACGCGCGGATGGTCCAACTGGCCACGGGCGACGCGCTGGTGGTGGGCGGCTCGTACAGCACCGCCCCGGGCAGCAGCATGGTCATCAACAATCCCCAGGTCGCGGAGCTCATCTCCCTCTCGACGTGCGCGCCCACCACGTGTGCGGCGCAGGGCAAGAACTGCGGCACCATTCCCGACGGCTGCGGCGGCACGCTGAGCTGTGGTACCTGCGGCGCGGGCCAGGCGTGCTCGGCGTCCAATGTCTGCGTGTGCGTGCCCACCACGTGTGCGGCGCAGAACCGCACGTGCGGCGCCATGTCGGATGGCTGCGGTGGCACGCTGGACTGTGGCACCTGCGGCGCCGGCTCCACCTGTGACACGGGTCCGGGAGTCTGTGTGCCCGGGCAGCCGGGGAATGCGCAGTACGACGCGACGCTGAAGGTCCCCGCCTGCACGGGGGAGCTCTCCACCTGTGACTCGGGCACGCTGCTCGTGGGCCGTGGCTCCGTGGGCGCCGAGCCGAACGCGCCCAACACCCTCGGAGGCACCTGCGCCGACGGCACGGGCGGCAGCTTCCACGTGGACGAGTCGCTGGACCGGCTCAAGGTGCGGAGCCTTGATGGCGGTCCGTTCACCGCGGGCAGGACGGTCATCGTCGACGCGACGGTGTGGGCCTTCTCCGGCTTCTCGACGGACTACCTCGACATCTACTCCGCCGCGGATGCGTCCAACCCGAGCTGGGTCTTCGTCGCGACGGTCTCTCCGACCATGGCGGGCTCGCAGGTGCTCTCGACGAGCTTCGTGCTGCCGAACGGCGCCCGGCAGGCCGTGCGCGGAGTCTTCCGCTATGGCAGCTCGGTGGGGCCGTGCGTGGCAGGGTCCTACAATGACCGTGACGACCTGGTCTTCCCGGTCGTGAATCCTGTCGACACGCAGTCGCCCACCGTCTCCCTCACGTCTCCCGCCCCGGGAGCGACGGTCCGTGGCCAGGTGGTGCTCCAGGCCACTGCGAACGACGACGTCGGTGTCACGCGCGTCGAGTTCTACGTGCAGACCAACACCCCGGGAGCGCTGCCGGCGCTCGTGGGCTCCGACACCACTGTGCCGTACTCGGTGACGTGGAACACGCTGCTGGCGACGCCGGCCAGCTCCCACCTGCTGACGGCACGCGCCTACGACGCCGCAGGCAATGTGACGGTGTCGGCACTCCAGGTGAATGTGGTGGACAACACGGCGCCGTCCGTGACGCTGGACAGCCCGCTCAACGGCGCCACGGTGAGTGGCACGGTGACGCTGGCGGCCACGGCGCAGGACTACTCGGGCATCCAGAGCGTCACGTTCTACGTCGACGGCCAGGCCGCCGGTACGGACACGAGCGCGCCGTATTCGGTGGCGTGGAACGCGGGGTCGGTGTCGGCGGGAACGCATACCGTGCACGCGGTGGCCTGGGACGTGCCGGGCAACTCCGCGTCCTCCCAGACGGCCAGCATCACCGCTCCGGGGACGGGTGGCCCCATCCAGGCGACCTACAGCGCCACGTGGCGGGCGCCGTCCTGCGCGGGGGTGGTGGGGCCGAGCTGTGACTCGGGCACCCTGCTCACCGGCCGGGCCAACCTGGGCCCCGAGCTGAACGCGCCCAACACGGTGGGGAGCAGCTGCGCGGACGGAGCCACGGGCACCTTCCACGGGGACGAGTCCCTCGACCGGCTCGTCCTCGCCACCGTGGATGGTGGGGCGCTCCGCGCGGGCACGGCGGCGCGGCTCACCGCCACCGTTTGGGCGTTCAGCACGTCGGACGTGCTGGACGTGTACTCCGCGCCCAGTGCCGCGTCGCCTGTGTGGACGCTCGTCGGGACGGCCAGCGCGCCGGCCAGTGGTCTCCAGAGCCTGTCGGTGACCTACACGCTGCCGGCCGGCTCCACTCAGGTGGTGCGCGCGGTGTTCCGTTACGGTGGCACGAGCAGCCCGTGCCCCACCGGGCAGTTCGACGACAAGGACGACCTCGTCTTCAGCGCTCAGTAG
- a CDS encoding cyclic nucleotide-binding domain-containing protein → MSLLERLRSLFSATPAPSPAEGGDASAQPAAPGAGEPPPPVLTRFLQAGEVVVKEGDPGTSMFVVLEGRVGVARESEGREPVVMEQLGAGEFFGELALLTGSPRTASIVALEDAVILELSQTGDRAAWADYGVAGDKVEQAARARLMADAMRSNPLLASLSPELQAELGRSFVPVTVPAGETLLTRGKPGDALYLLLRGQCEVFHTHDDGTQTAYPRLEEGALFGEISLLRSRLATATVRTLTSCTLLKLEREVFEKTIMTQPNLRGALVRLGLQRLKQTVQVMAEPSSPPGRKGA, encoded by the coding sequence ATGTCCCTGCTGGAGCGCCTCCGGTCCCTGTTCTCCGCCACCCCCGCCCCCTCGCCCGCCGAGGGTGGCGACGCGTCCGCGCAGCCCGCCGCTCCGGGTGCGGGAGAGCCCCCACCGCCCGTGCTGACGCGCTTCCTCCAGGCGGGCGAGGTGGTGGTGAAGGAGGGAGACCCCGGCACCTCCATGTTCGTCGTGCTGGAGGGCCGCGTCGGCGTGGCCCGTGAGAGCGAGGGCCGCGAGCCCGTCGTCATGGAGCAGCTCGGCGCCGGAGAGTTCTTCGGCGAGCTGGCCCTGCTCACCGGCTCCCCGCGCACCGCCAGCATCGTCGCCCTGGAGGACGCCGTCATCCTGGAGCTGTCCCAGACGGGCGACCGCGCCGCCTGGGCGGACTATGGCGTGGCGGGTGACAAGGTGGAGCAGGCCGCCCGAGCGCGTCTCATGGCGGACGCCATGCGCAGCAACCCGCTGCTCGCCTCGCTGTCGCCGGAGCTCCAGGCCGAGCTCGGCCGCTCCTTCGTCCCCGTCACCGTGCCGGCCGGTGAGACGCTCCTCACCCGGGGCAAACCCGGTGACGCGTTGTATTTGTTACTGCGTGGCCAATGTGAAGTGTTCCACACCCACGACGACGGCACCCAGACGGCCTATCCCCGCCTGGAGGAGGGCGCCCTCTTCGGGGAGATTTCCCTGCTGCGCAGCCGGCTGGCCACCGCCACCGTGCGGACGCTCACCTCGTGCACACTGCTCAAGCTGGAGCGCGAGGTCTTCGAGAAGACCATCATGACCCAGCCCAACCTGCGCGGCGCCCTGGTGCGACTGGGGCTTCAGCGCCTGAAGCAGACGGTGCAGGTGATGGCCGAGCCTTCCAGCCCCCCGGGCCGCAAGGGCGCCTGA
- a CDS encoding winged helix-turn-helix transcriptional regulator, whose protein sequence is MSLPRRKSKAPPPPPACPLTECMSLIGGAWTPNVLWYLSAGPRRFSELRADLPRISAKVLTSRLRDLEKKGVVRRRALPTSPPSVEYALTELGGELLPAIQAIVAVGTKLKQLR, encoded by the coding sequence ATGTCGTTGCCCAGGCGAAAGAGCAAAGCGCCCCCTCCGCCGCCCGCCTGCCCGCTGACGGAGTGCATGTCGCTCATCGGCGGAGCGTGGACGCCCAATGTTCTCTGGTACCTGAGCGCGGGGCCGCGCCGCTTCAGCGAGCTGCGGGCGGACCTGCCGCGCATCTCCGCGAAGGTGCTCACCTCGCGCCTCAGGGATTTGGAGAAGAAGGGCGTGGTGCGCCGCCGGGCGCTGCCGACCTCTCCGCCCTCGGTGGAGTACGCGCTGACGGAGCTGGGCGGGGAGCTGCTCCCCGCCATCCAGGCCATCGTCGCGGTCGGCACGAAGCTCAAGCAGCTGCGCTGA
- the dhaK gene encoding dihydroxyacetone kinase subunit DhaK — translation MKKLVNAPRAVVREMLEGLVALAPGQVLLEDETVVVRADTPVEVHQRKVAVLSGGGSGHEPAHAGYVGEGMLDAAVAGDVFTSPSADAVLAAIRAVSGPAGALLVVKNYTGDRLNFGLAAELARAEGIPVETVVVADDVALHDTVEPARRRGIAGTVLVHKIAGAAAASGASLAEVAREAGAAAAELGTMGVALGPCTVPAAGRPGFTLGEDEIELGLGIHGEQGVRRVPLRSADELVDTLLTTILEDRRISSGERVALLVNGLGGTPPMELAIVARRALAVLREAGVRVERAWSGTFLSALEMPGCSLSLLKVDDARLRRLDAATTAPAWSGEGRVAPEREPRSVSVTQEAPAVPAERRPGMDRFQKAALAVADALDAAESRLTALDSAAGDGDLGLSLARGAAAIRALPESSWTSATRALNAIGNALRRAIGGSSGPFYATALLRAARHLSDQTPDAAAWAGAFGLAVDAVSELGGARPGDRTMLDALRPAADTFARELKAGKSTADAWAACVREAEQGAEATTRMQPRLGRASYLGERALGVPDAGAAAVVVWLKALTPFIG, via the coding sequence GTGAAGAAGCTCGTCAACGCGCCCCGCGCCGTGGTGCGGGAGATGCTCGAAGGACTCGTCGCGCTCGCGCCGGGTCAGGTGCTGCTGGAGGACGAGACGGTGGTGGTGCGCGCCGACACGCCGGTGGAGGTCCACCAGCGGAAGGTGGCCGTCCTCTCCGGAGGTGGCAGCGGGCACGAGCCGGCGCATGCGGGCTACGTGGGCGAGGGCATGCTGGACGCGGCGGTGGCGGGGGACGTGTTCACCTCGCCGAGCGCGGACGCGGTGCTGGCCGCCATCCGCGCGGTGTCGGGCCCGGCGGGCGCGCTCCTGGTGGTGAAGAACTACACGGGGGACCGGCTGAACTTCGGCCTCGCGGCGGAGCTGGCGCGCGCGGAGGGAATCCCCGTGGAGACAGTCGTGGTGGCCGACGACGTGGCCCTGCACGACACGGTGGAGCCCGCGCGGCGGCGTGGCATCGCCGGGACGGTGCTGGTGCACAAAATCGCCGGAGCCGCCGCCGCATCGGGTGCGTCCCTGGCGGAGGTGGCGCGCGAGGCCGGGGCCGCGGCGGCGGAGCTGGGCACCATGGGTGTCGCGCTGGGCCCCTGCACGGTGCCGGCGGCGGGGCGTCCCGGCTTCACGCTGGGCGAGGATGAAATCGAGCTGGGGCTGGGCATCCACGGCGAGCAGGGCGTGCGGCGCGTGCCGCTGCGGTCCGCGGATGAGCTGGTGGACACGCTGCTGACCACCATCCTGGAGGACCGGCGCATCTCCTCCGGAGAGCGGGTGGCGCTGCTGGTCAACGGGCTCGGGGGCACGCCGCCCATGGAGCTGGCGATTGTGGCGCGCCGGGCCCTGGCCGTGCTGCGCGAGGCGGGTGTGCGGGTGGAGCGGGCGTGGAGCGGGACGTTCCTCTCCGCGCTGGAGATGCCGGGCTGCTCGCTGTCGCTGCTGAAGGTGGACGATGCGCGCCTGCGCAGGCTGGATGCGGCGACCACCGCGCCCGCCTGGTCGGGCGAGGGAAGGGTGGCTCCGGAGCGCGAGCCCCGGAGCGTGTCCGTCACGCAGGAGGCCCCGGCCGTCCCCGCCGAGCGGCGGCCCGGAATGGACCGCTTCCAGAAAGCAGCCCTCGCCGTCGCCGATGCGCTCGACGCGGCCGAGTCGCGGCTGACGGCGCTGGACAGCGCGGCGGGGGACGGTGACCTGGGCCTGAGCCTCGCGCGAGGAGCCGCGGCCATCCGTGCCCTGCCGGAGTCGTCCTGGACGAGCGCCACGCGCGCGCTGAACGCGATTGGCAATGCGTTGCGCCGGGCCATCGGCGGCAGCTCCGGACCGTTCTACGCCACCGCGCTGCTGCGAGCCGCCCGCCACCTGTCGGACCAGACGCCGGACGCCGCCGCGTGGGCCGGGGCCTTCGGGCTCGCGGTGGACGCGGTGTCCGAGCTGGGAGGCGCCCGTCCCGGAGACCGCACCATGCTGGACGCGCTGCGGCCGGCGGCGGACACGTTTGCGCGCGAGCTGAAGGCGGGGAAGTCCACCGCCGACGCCTGGGCCGCCTGTGTCCGTGAGGCCGAGCAGGGCGCGGAGGCCACCACGCGCATGCAGCCGCGCCTGGGCCGCGCGAGCTACCTCGGTGAGCGCGCCCTCGGAGTGCCCGATGCCGGCGCGGCGGCCGTCGTCGTCTGGCTGAAGGCGCTCACGCCGTTCATCGGCTGA
- a CDS encoding CARDB domain-containing protein → MRKQHSAAWRCVTGLTAWMTLVGCGEAPQAPQASETAPLEAAAQSLADGPDFVVTSVTGPTSVLPGQPIPLTVRVCNQGTQPGSPLVELYLSSDKVITPHDPPGPVVDAPVGGLFVNLGPGECQTHQLQGWPGAVPEGAWYLGAAVDPGKEITESNEANNLRLGSRIGVGNKPDLVVSSVTGPSTLPLNQPFTATVSVCNQGTQVGGSVVELYLSQDTVITPPVPPNPPTDLPVGLLPFPPLEPGQCQTQQVQTWGAAPTEGTWYLGAAVDPLNGTPELIEDNNTRASSRIGVGNRPELVVTVVTGPTTSLPGRDITVTATVCNQGTQPGGAPVEWYLSQDAVITPNGPTAPSPDLFVGGTGVPMLNPGQCQSVTFNTYVGSLEGQYYVGAVVDPANGVQEFFEDNNTRAGNRIAFGSRPDFVVTSVSGTSGVQPNGPLSAAVRVCNQGTAPGATQVEVFLSQDATIALPVPPGGPGQDVLVGMAPVDPLEPGQCRTVTISGSTGPASEGTWYLGAIVDARQWETELFEDNNTRAGNRVAIGYRADFTVTAVTGPVSVVPGQPFNVTATVCNQGTQAEHGDVEVYLSQDNVITPRSPSGPGPDVAIGFAPIGMMAPGQCQTVTIPAFAFAPGGDGAYFLGAYADPMGRTTELFEDNNARAGARVGVGYRPDFTVTSVTGPTSTRPFQAFNATVTVCNQGTQPDYAGGVELYLSQDTVITPTGPSTPSPDINVGYASLGTLAPGMCQTLTIPVTSGISEGVWYLAAVVDPRNLVTEFLDDNNTRVGNRIGIGDRPDFVVTSVTGPASTQSGQPFNASARVCNQGTMSGSTDVALYLSEDSVITPSSPSGPGPDFLAGSMPTGNLEPGQCLTLTVNASSGGNLRGSLYLGAIADPYGWIGNELIEDNNTRVGSRITVN, encoded by the coding sequence ATGAGGAAGCAACACAGCGCAGCATGGAGATGTGTCACGGGGCTCACGGCGTGGATGACGCTCGTTGGTTGTGGCGAGGCTCCCCAGGCTCCCCAGGCTTCGGAGACCGCACCGCTCGAAGCCGCGGCGCAGTCCCTGGCGGACGGACCTGACTTCGTCGTGACGTCGGTGACGGGGCCCACGAGCGTGCTGCCCGGCCAGCCCATCCCTCTCACCGTGAGGGTGTGCAACCAGGGCACGCAGCCGGGCAGCCCCCTGGTGGAGCTGTATCTGTCGTCCGACAAGGTCATCACTCCCCATGACCCACCGGGCCCCGTCGTCGACGCCCCCGTGGGAGGCCTCTTCGTGAACCTGGGCCCCGGGGAGTGCCAGACGCATCAGCTCCAGGGCTGGCCCGGCGCGGTCCCCGAGGGGGCCTGGTACCTGGGCGCCGCCGTGGACCCGGGCAAGGAAATCACCGAGTCCAACGAGGCCAACAACCTCCGGCTGGGGAGCCGCATCGGCGTGGGAAACAAGCCGGACCTGGTGGTGTCGTCCGTCACGGGCCCCTCCACCCTCCCGCTGAACCAGCCCTTCACCGCCACCGTGTCGGTGTGCAACCAGGGCACGCAAGTGGGCGGCTCCGTCGTGGAGCTGTACCTGTCGCAGGACACCGTCATCACCCCGCCCGTGCCGCCCAATCCTCCCACCGACCTGCCCGTGGGATTGCTGCCCTTCCCGCCGCTCGAGCCGGGCCAGTGCCAGACGCAGCAGGTGCAGACCTGGGGGGCGGCGCCCACCGAGGGCACCTGGTACCTGGGGGCCGCGGTGGACCCCCTCAATGGAACGCCCGAGCTCATCGAGGACAACAACACCCGCGCGAGCAGCCGCATCGGCGTGGGCAACCGCCCGGAGCTCGTGGTGACGGTCGTCACCGGCCCCACCACCTCGCTGCCGGGCCGGGACATCACCGTCACGGCGACGGTGTGCAACCAGGGCACGCAGCCGGGCGGCGCACCGGTGGAGTGGTACCTGTCGCAGGACGCGGTCATCACCCCCAACGGGCCGACCGCTCCGTCCCCGGACCTCTTCGTGGGCGGCACCGGCGTCCCGATGCTCAACCCGGGCCAGTGCCAAAGCGTGACGTTCAACACCTACGTGGGCTCGCTGGAGGGCCAGTACTACGTGGGCGCCGTGGTGGACCCGGCCAACGGCGTCCAGGAGTTCTTCGAGGACAACAACACCCGCGCGGGCAATCGCATCGCCTTCGGCTCGCGGCCTGACTTCGTGGTGACGTCCGTCTCCGGCACCTCGGGCGTGCAGCCCAACGGGCCCCTCAGCGCGGCGGTGCGGGTGTGCAACCAGGGCACGGCGCCGGGTGCCACGCAGGTGGAGGTGTTCCTGTCGCAGGACGCCACCATCGCCCTGCCGGTGCCTCCCGGTGGCCCCGGCCAGGACGTTCTGGTGGGCATGGCGCCTGTCGACCCGCTCGAACCCGGCCAGTGCCGCACGGTGACAATCTCCGGTTCCACGGGTCCCGCCTCCGAGGGCACCTGGTACCTGGGCGCCATCGTGGACGCGCGCCAGTGGGAGACCGAGCTCTTCGAGGACAACAACACCCGCGCGGGCAACCGCGTCGCCATCGGCTACCGGGCGGACTTCACGGTGACGGCCGTTACCGGGCCCGTGAGCGTGGTTCCGGGCCAGCCCTTCAACGTCACGGCGACGGTGTGCAACCAGGGCACCCAGGCGGAGCACGGCGACGTGGAGGTGTACCTGTCGCAGGACAACGTCATCACCCCGCGCTCGCCGTCTGGCCCTGGCCCCGACGTCGCCATCGGCTTCGCGCCCATAGGCATGATGGCCCCGGGTCAGTGCCAGACGGTGACCATTCCCGCCTTTGCGTTCGCACCGGGGGGGGATGGCGCGTACTTCCTGGGCGCCTACGCGGACCCGATGGGACGGACCACCGAGCTGTTCGAGGACAACAACGCCCGCGCAGGCGCCCGCGTGGGCGTGGGCTACCGGCCGGACTTCACCGTGACGTCCGTCACCGGCCCCACGAGCACCCGGCCCTTCCAGGCGTTCAACGCCACGGTGACGGTGTGCAACCAGGGCACCCAGCCGGACTACGCCGGAGGCGTGGAGCTGTACCTGTCGCAGGACACCGTCATCACCCCGACCGGGCCGTCGACCCCGAGCCCGGACATCAACGTGGGCTACGCCTCCCTCGGGACGCTCGCCCCGGGGATGTGCCAGACGCTGACGATTCCCGTGACGTCCGGCATCTCGGAAGGCGTCTGGTACCTCGCTGCCGTGGTGGACCCGCGGAACCTGGTCACCGAGTTCCTCGATGACAACAACACCCGCGTGGGCAACCGCATCGGCATCGGTGACCGGCCGGACTTCGTGGTGACGTCCGTCACCGGGCCCGCGAGCACGCAGTCGGGTCAGCCCTTCAATGCCTCGGCACGGGTGTGCAACCAGGGGACGATGAGCGGCAGCACCGACGTGGCGCTGTACCTGTCCGAGGACTCCGTCATCACCCCGTCCTCGCCCTCCGGTCCGGGCCCGGACTTCCTCGCGGGCTCCATGCCCACCGGCAACCTCGAACCGGGCCAGTGCCTGACGCTGACCGTCAACGCCTCCTCGGGAGGGAACCTGCGTGGCTCGCTCTACCTGGGCGCCATCGCGGACCCGTACGGCTGGATTGGGAATGAGTTGATTGAGGACAACAACACCCGCGTAGGCAGCCGCATCACCGTCAACTGA
- a CDS encoding TIGR02269 family lipoprotein, which yields MRTFHAFGLSLVAVLWLGCSTTPPTPMAQAWDEAEVECHTAEADQCVSLLCLGDACGFYRCGDLPGEIELARFPPARPPAPSAAPGSGPRRNWGGAGKLPGGAVMVFPNWNGAPEQITPPSRQLTPGRWEKHHIFPQSQDLAEWFEARGVKIHDYTMPIPLHVHRRIHDGSGRGGAWNDAWREFKTRNQNAPPTEIFKFAGEMIHRFELIGGPIQSYYSRPGA from the coding sequence ATGCGAACCTTTCATGCTTTCGGGCTTTCGTTGGTTGCGGTGCTCTGGCTGGGCTGCTCCACCACGCCACCCACTCCCATGGCGCAGGCATGGGACGAGGCGGAGGTGGAGTGCCACACCGCCGAGGCAGACCAGTGCGTTTCGCTCCTATGCTTGGGGGACGCCTGTGGCTTCTACCGGTGCGGGGACCTGCCCGGTGAAATCGAGCTGGCGCGCTTCCCGCCTGCACGTCCTCCAGCGCCTTCTGCGGCGCCTGGGAGTGGTCCCCGGAGGAACTGGGGGGGCGCGGGGAAGCTCCCAGGTGGGGCCGTCATGGTGTTCCCCAACTGGAACGGCGCCCCCGAGCAAATCACCCCCCCTTCACGCCAGCTCACGCCGGGCCGCTGGGAGAAGCACCACATCTTTCCCCAGTCTCAGGACCTGGCGGAGTGGTTCGAGGCCCGGGGCGTCAAAATCCACGACTACACGATGCCCATTCCGCTTCACGTCCACAGACGCATTCACGACGGCAGCGGACGTGGTGGCGCATGGAATGATGCGTGGCGCGAGTTCAAGACGAGAAACCAGAACGCCCCACCAACGGAGATTTTCAAGTTCGCGGGGGAGATGATTCACCGCTTCGAGCTCATCGGAGGCCCCATTCAGTCTTACTATTCCCGCCCCGGAGCGTGA